A genome region from Tolypothrix sp. PCC 7712 includes the following:
- a CDS encoding peroxiredoxin produces MTAITRVPDVVFKTRVRDESVSGPNPYRWQDRTTEEIFGGKKVVLFALPGAFTPTCSSTHLPRYEELYDQFTALGVDQIICLSVNDAFVMFQWGKQQGAKNVLLLPDGNGEFTRKMGMLIDKSNIGFGMRSWRYAMVVNNGHIEKMFVEPGFEDNCATDPFEVSDADTVLAYLKGVERVKEVAPRLAFVG; encoded by the coding sequence ATGACTGCTATTACTCGCGTTCCCGATGTTGTATTCAAAACTCGTGTTCGGGATGAGTCCGTATCTGGCCCTAATCCTTACCGTTGGCAAGACCGGACAACTGAAGAAATTTTTGGCGGGAAAAAAGTAGTCTTATTTGCTTTACCTGGGGCGTTTACACCTACTTGTTCTTCTACCCACCTACCCCGTTATGAAGAACTGTACGATCAATTCACAGCTTTAGGTGTCGATCAAATTATTTGTCTTTCCGTAAATGATGCGTTTGTAATGTTCCAATGGGGTAAACAACAAGGAGCGAAAAACGTGTTATTGTTACCCGATGGTAACGGAGAATTCACTCGCAAGATGGGAATGTTAATAGATAAGTCTAACATCGGCTTCGGGATGCGGTCTTGGCGGTATGCAATGGTTGTCAACAATGGACACATTGAAAAGATGTTCGTTGAACCAGGCTTTGAAGACAACTGCGCCACCGATCCTTTTGAAGTATCTGATGCAGATACAGTTTTGGCTTACCTCAAAGGTGTAGAAAGAGTTAAAGAAGTTGCACCTCGGTTAGCATTTGTAGGCTAG
- a CDS encoding IS1634 family transposase has protein sequence MEFEPRITNERVDDIPLLLTQLEQMGVEQLIDKHFPCHGNWQGLNLGSVVVIWLTHILSQADHRLNHVQGWVSKRLETLKSFTEESLRSLDLADDRLQAVLRYLSIDANWFSFESELGSSLLRVYDIIPEQVRLDSTTASSHCGVNPEGLFQWGHSKDNRPDLAQVKIMLSTLDPLGMPIATEILSGEKADDPLYIPAIDKVRSTIKKSELLYIGDCKMSSIKTRTHIVLGGDFYLCPLTAKQVSNEELSKYLQPVWDGQQELTIIDYEYADAKTKNIADGFEIEIIHEIEIDGQEISWSERQLIVRSFAIQKTAEKHLRERIQKTVDALEKLKVPRRGKKKLTSHFEWLETCEAIFNRYQTSGLFQVDIQTKRVKKVQKRYRDRKARIVEELWFDMSFKIDDSAVQHQIQMLGWRVYVTNKNPNEFGLKQAVRAYRDEYLMERGFARLKNFPLSLTPIYLQREDHITGLIRLLSIGLRVLNLLEFQVRHNLEKEKEKLAGLYVGNPKRETTRPSAEIILAAFKEITLLLIEVKNEIYAHLTALSPLQKRILALLGFSISIYTQLDGQSFTPE, from the coding sequence ATGGAATTTGAACCCAGAATTACAAACGAACGAGTTGATGATATACCCCTACTGCTAACACAACTGGAGCAGATGGGAGTAGAACAACTAATCGATAAACATTTTCCATGTCACGGAAACTGGCAAGGATTAAATCTAGGTAGTGTGGTGGTAATATGGTTAACACACATATTATCGCAAGCAGATCACCGTTTGAACCACGTTCAAGGTTGGGTGAGTAAGCGGTTAGAAACGTTAAAAAGCTTTACGGAAGAATCTTTACGCTCGCTCGATTTGGCAGATGACCGTTTGCAAGCAGTATTACGTTACCTATCTATAGATGCAAACTGGTTTTCATTTGAGTCGGAACTAGGAAGTAGTTTGCTACGGGTGTACGATATTATCCCAGAACAGGTACGTTTAGATAGTACAACGGCTTCAAGTCATTGTGGAGTTAACCCAGAAGGCTTATTTCAATGGGGTCATAGCAAAGACAATCGTCCGGATTTGGCGCAAGTGAAAATAATGCTATCGACATTAGACCCATTAGGAATGCCAATAGCGACGGAAATATTGTCAGGAGAAAAAGCAGATGACCCATTATATATTCCAGCAATAGATAAAGTACGTTCAACAATAAAAAAGTCAGAATTGTTATATATTGGTGACTGTAAAATGTCATCAATAAAGACAAGAACTCATATAGTATTGGGCGGAGATTTTTACTTATGTCCTTTAACAGCCAAGCAAGTATCTAACGAAGAACTAAGCAAATATCTCCAACCAGTTTGGGATGGTCAACAAGAACTAACAATTATAGATTACGAATATGCAGATGCCAAAACCAAAAATATAGCGGATGGCTTTGAAATAGAGATTATCCATGAAATAGAGATTGATGGGCAAGAAATCTCTTGGTCGGAAAGACAATTAATTGTGCGCTCATTTGCGATTCAAAAAACAGCAGAAAAACATCTACGTGAACGAATACAGAAAACAGTAGATGCTCTAGAAAAACTTAAAGTGCCTCGACGTGGCAAGAAAAAGCTCACTTCACACTTTGAATGGTTAGAAACATGTGAAGCTATTTTCAACAGATATCAAACAAGTGGATTATTTCAAGTTGACATTCAAACAAAAAGAGTTAAAAAAGTTCAAAAAAGATACCGAGACCGCAAAGCTAGAATAGTAGAAGAACTATGGTTTGACATGAGTTTTAAGATTGACGATTCCGCAGTTCAACACCAAATTCAAATGTTAGGCTGGCGGGTTTACGTTACAAATAAAAATCCAAATGAATTTGGTTTAAAACAAGCAGTTCGTGCCTATAGAGATGAGTACTTAATGGAACGAGGATTTGCGAGGCTGAAAAACTTTCCTCTTTCATTGACTCCGATATATTTACAACGTGAAGACCATATTACTGGTTTAATAAGACTACTGTCTATTGGTTTGCGAGTTTTAAACCTTTTAGAATTCCAGGTTCGCCACAATCTAGAAAAAGAGAAAGAAAAACTTGCGGGTCTTTATGTTGGCAATCCGAAGCGCGAAACTACAAGACCTAGCGCAGAAATAATTCTGGCTGCATTTAAAGAGATTACACTGCTGTTGATTGAGGTGAAAAACGAAATTTATGCTCACTTGACCGCTCTTTCACCTTTGCAGAAGCGTATTCTTGCTTTACTGGGCTTTTCCATCAGTATTTACACTCAACTTGATGGTCAATCTTTTACTCCTGAGTAG
- a CDS encoding 5-(carboxyamino)imidazole ribonucleotide synthase, with the protein MKLVGIIGGGQLAWMMGDAAKKLGVDLLVQTPSKNDPAVSIAQEAVFAPVDDAASTAVLAQKSDVITFENEFVNLDALSTLENQGVCFRPRLAALAPLLDKYHQRCYLQELGLPVPKFFALDDDFNTVQENLQSKIEHLGFPVVVKSRRHGYDGQGTFIIKDGASLQQKLTPNPSLFLIEEFVPFERELAIIAARSVDGEVVTYPVVETQQEQQVCRRVIAPAEITSNQAAEIEAIAHTLLNSLQAVGVFGIELFLTPDGTVLVNEIAPRTHNSGHFSLDACETSQFEQHLRAVCGLALGNTAIKTPSAVMVNLLGYETSQSDYQSKRQKIAEIPQSYIHWYGKTESRPGRKLGHVTVLLDSQNRDDAIAIAHTIESIWYPSEFF; encoded by the coding sequence ATGAAGCTTGTTGGTATAATCGGTGGCGGGCAACTCGCCTGGATGATGGGAGATGCAGCAAAAAAGTTAGGTGTAGATTTGCTGGTGCAAACTCCAAGTAAAAATGATCCCGCTGTGAGTATTGCTCAGGAAGCAGTTTTTGCCCCAGTTGATGATGCTGCTAGTACAGCAGTGTTAGCGCAAAAGAGCGATGTCATCACCTTTGAAAACGAATTTGTCAACCTCGATGCTTTATCTACCCTAGAAAACCAAGGTGTTTGTTTCCGTCCTCGATTAGCAGCTTTAGCTCCACTTTTGGATAAATATCATCAGCGCTGCTATTTACAAGAATTAGGCTTACCTGTTCCCAAGTTTTTTGCTCTTGACGACGATTTCAATACTGTCCAAGAAAATCTCCAATCTAAAATTGAACATTTGGGTTTTCCTGTAGTTGTCAAATCTCGTCGTCACGGGTATGACGGTCAAGGCACGTTTATCATTAAGGATGGGGCTAGTTTGCAGCAAAAGCTAACTCCCAATCCATCACTCTTTTTAATAGAAGAATTTGTACCCTTTGAGCGAGAGTTAGCAATCATCGCAGCTCGTTCTGTAGATGGCGAAGTTGTGACATATCCAGTTGTGGAAACCCAACAAGAACAACAGGTTTGTCGCCGAGTGATTGCGCCAGCAGAGATTACGTCCAATCAAGCAGCAGAAATAGAAGCGATCGCTCATACTTTATTAAATAGCCTACAAGCAGTAGGAGTTTTTGGGATAGAACTATTTCTCACCCCAGATGGTACAGTCTTAGTCAATGAAATTGCCCCGCGTACCCATAATTCTGGGCATTTTTCCCTAGATGCTTGTGAAACATCCCAATTTGAACAACATCTGAGAGCCGTTTGTGGTTTGGCTTTAGGGAATACCGCCATCAAAACCCCTAGCGCTGTAATGGTAAACCTGCTAGGTTACGAAACTTCTCAAAGCGACTACCAAAGCAAACGCCAGAAAATCGCAGAAATTCCCCAATCTTACATTCATTGGTACGGCAAGACAGAATCTCGTCCTGGGCGTAAGCTAGGACACGTCACCGTTTTGCTAGATAGTCAAAACCGCGACGATGCGATCGCGATCGCCCACACCATAGAATCCATCTGGTATCCCAGTGAATTTTTCTAG
- a CDS encoding M16 family metallopeptidase: protein MTQTVNSSLSHSPIHRTVLSNGIVVLVAENPAADIIAARIFVRAGSCAEDRDQAGLAHLLSAVMTKGCDGLSSLQIAEKVESVGASLSTDTATDYFLLSLKTVTSDFREILTLAGLILRSPTFPETQVELERRLALQDIRSQKEQPFTIAFDQLRQTMYQNHPYAMSVLGDETTMSRLTRDDLANYHKTYFRPDRVVISIAGRITPEEAVNLVEEVFSDWQPPAETQPVLNLPEIQVQPQRQLHPLQTQQSIVMLGYLGPAVSSADYAALKLLSTYLGNGLSSRLFVELREKQGLAYEVSAFYPTRLFPASFVVYMGTAPDNTTVALQGLKKEVDLLCTTEVAADALQAAKNKILGQYALGKQTNGQIAQIYGWYEVLGLGIEFDREFQELIASVNIADSMAAACRYLQEPYLSLVGPEEAINNAFSSGNSK from the coding sequence ATGACTCAAACTGTGAACTCATCCTTATCTCATTCCCCGATCCACCGTACAGTATTAAGCAATGGCATTGTCGTATTAGTGGCAGAAAATCCTGCAGCAGATATTATTGCGGCGCGAATTTTTGTCCGTGCGGGAAGTTGTGCTGAAGACCGCGATCAAGCTGGTTTAGCACATTTACTCTCAGCAGTGATGACTAAAGGATGCGATGGACTGTCTAGCTTGCAAATTGCGGAAAAAGTCGAATCAGTGGGTGCAAGTTTAAGTACAGATACCGCCACTGATTATTTTTTGTTGTCTCTGAAAACTGTGACATCAGATTTTAGGGAGATATTAACATTGGCGGGGCTGATTTTGCGATCGCCTACCTTTCCCGAAACGCAAGTGGAACTCGAACGGCGTTTAGCATTGCAAGATATTCGCTCCCAAAAAGAGCAGCCTTTTACGATTGCTTTTGACCAACTACGTCAAACAATGTATCAAAATCATCCCTATGCCATGTCAGTACTAGGCGATGAAACAACTATGAGTCGCTTAACTCGCGATGATTTAGCTAATTATCACAAGACTTATTTTCGTCCAGATCGGGTAGTAATTAGTATTGCTGGTAGAATCACACCAGAGGAAGCTGTCAACCTAGTAGAAGAAGTTTTTAGTGATTGGCAACCTCCAGCAGAAACTCAGCCAGTATTAAATTTGCCAGAAATTCAGGTGCAACCCCAGCGCCAACTTCATCCCCTGCAAACCCAGCAATCAATTGTCATGCTGGGTTATTTAGGGCCAGCCGTAAGTTCTGCTGACTATGCAGCCTTGAAGTTACTATCTACCTATTTAGGAAATGGGCTTTCTAGCCGCTTATTTGTGGAATTGCGCGAAAAGCAGGGTTTAGCTTACGAAGTCTCAGCATTTTATCCTACCAGGCTGTTTCCCGCTTCCTTTGTAGTTTACATGGGTACAGCACCAGACAATACCACTGTTGCACTGCAAGGGCTAAAGAAAGAAGTAGATTTGCTTTGTACTACTGAAGTAGCTGCTGATGCACTCCAAGCTGCTAAAAACAAGATATTGGGACAATACGCCCTTGGTAAACAAACTAATGGGCAAATTGCTCAGATATATGGCTGGTATGAAGTTTTAGGTTTAGGAATTGAATTTGACCGGGAATTTCAGGAGTTAATTGCATCGGTGAATATTGCAGATAGCATGGCTGCTGCTTGTCGATATTTACAGGAACCTTACTTGTCTTTAGTGGGGCCAGAGGAAGCAATTAATAATGCTTTTAGCTCAGGAAATTCTAAATAG
- a CDS encoding Fur family transcriptional regulator, protein MQQLADEIIKILKSKGLRVTPQRFAVYANLRERQDHPTVEQILTDLNKDVPTSSQATVYAALQALREVGLVREVLLEEGVSRYDANVTKHHHFRCTNCRTIEDIEWDTFGNIDLSHLRPGLKAEKLEVIVQGICDRCQ, encoded by the coding sequence ATGCAGCAACTAGCTGATGAGATTATTAAGATACTGAAGAGTAAAGGATTGCGAGTCACGCCTCAGAGGTTCGCAGTCTATGCAAACCTGCGGGAAAGACAAGACCACCCCACCGTTGAGCAAATTTTGACGGATTTAAATAAAGATGTACCCACTTCATCACAAGCCACGGTATATGCAGCGTTGCAAGCATTGCGTGAGGTAGGTTTAGTGCGAGAAGTGCTATTAGAAGAGGGTGTTTCTCGCTACGATGCCAATGTGACAAAGCATCATCATTTTCGCTGCACCAACTGTCGCACCATAGAAGATATTGAATGGGATACTTTCGGTAACATTGATCTAAGCCACCTGCGCCCAGGGTTAAAAGCCGAAAAACTAGAGGTGATAGTTCAGGGAATTTGCGATCGCTGTCAATAA
- a CDS encoding M16 family metallopeptidase: MFPASVFHLDNGLTFIHQQIPTTPVVVADVWVRAGATLEPEPWFGMAHFLEHMIFKGTESLPPGVFDYNIENKGGVSNAATSYDYAHYSLTTAAPYLHETLPHLSELLLNAAIPDHEFIRERDVVLEEIRSYHDDPDWLGFQALIQTVYHKHPYGRSVLGTEKQLMQQSPAAMRCFHRAHYQPENMTVVIVGGMNQQSALDLVNCSFGNFAQRSDCPLVEKSQNPIIEGIKRQELTLPRLEQARLMMAWLAPGVEQLRTAYGLDLLSVLLAEGRTSRLVRDLREELQLVQGICSNFSLQRESSLFTITAWLEPEHLEKVEFLIRAHLEDLQNQPISQHELDRTRRLLCNEYAFSTETPNQLTGLYGYYNTIARAELAVTYPQQVLSFDAQELQQLAKQYLSPHNYAVTILKPC, translated from the coding sequence GTGTTCCCAGCCTCGGTTTTCCATCTAGACAATGGTTTAACGTTTATTCATCAACAAATTCCGACTACCCCTGTAGTTGTGGCTGATGTGTGGGTACGTGCTGGAGCAACCTTAGAACCAGAACCCTGGTTTGGCATGGCTCACTTTTTGGAACACATGATTTTTAAAGGTACAGAAAGTCTACCACCTGGGGTCTTTGATTATAACATCGAAAATAAAGGTGGAGTGAGTAATGCAGCTACAAGCTACGATTATGCTCATTATTCCCTAACAACAGCTGCACCTTACTTGCACGAAACTCTACCGCATTTGAGTGAATTATTGCTGAATGCAGCAATTCCAGATCATGAATTTATCCGCGAACGGGATGTAGTTTTAGAGGAAATTCGCTCTTATCACGATGATCCAGATTGGTTGGGATTTCAGGCGCTAATTCAGACTGTATACCATAAGCACCCTTACGGACGTTCAGTGCTGGGTACAGAAAAACAACTGATGCAGCAGTCACCAGCAGCAATGCGCTGTTTTCACCGTGCTCATTACCAACCAGAAAATATGACGGTGGTAATTGTAGGCGGGATGAATCAACAATCAGCTTTAGATTTGGTAAATTGCTCTTTTGGTAATTTTGCTCAACGTTCTGATTGTCCCTTGGTAGAAAAAAGCCAAAACCCAATCATTGAGGGAATTAAGCGTCAAGAATTGACTTTACCCAGGTTAGAACAGGCGCGGTTGATGATGGCGTGGCTGGCTCCTGGGGTTGAACAACTCCGCACAGCCTATGGTTTAGATTTGCTGTCCGTTTTGCTTGCAGAAGGAAGAACTTCACGATTAGTCCGTGATTTGCGAGAAGAACTACAATTAGTACAAGGGATCTGTAGTAATTTTTCCCTGCAACGGGAATCTAGTTTATTTACAATTACTGCTTGGTTAGAACCAGAACATTTGGAGAAAGTTGAGTTTTTGATTCGCGCCCACTTGGAAGATTTGCAAAATCAGCCCATCAGCCAGCATGAATTAGACCGCACACGCAGGCTGCTGTGTAATGAGTATGCGTTTTCCACAGAAACGCCCAATCAACTGACTGGCCTTTACGGATACTACAATACGATCGCCCGAGCTGAATTAGCAGTTACCTATCCTCAACAAGTTTTGTCTTTTGATGCCCAAGAACTGCAACAATTAGCTAAACAGTATCTTTCACCGCACAATTACGCTGTTACTATTCTTAAACCCTGTTAG
- the recR gene encoding recombination mediator RecR, whose translation MQRLPGVGPKSAQRLALHILKRPETEVEALAQALIDAKKQVGLCSVCFHLSAEPVCEICRNPNREQNTICVVADSRDVIALEKTREYKGKYHVLGGVISPMDGIGPEQLTVQALVRRVSQQKPQEVILAISPSVEGETTTLYIGQLLKPFTKVTRIAFGLPVGGDLEYADEVTLARALEGRRELD comes from the coding sequence CTGCAACGCCTACCGGGAGTTGGGCCCAAGTCAGCCCAGCGATTGGCTTTGCATATTCTGAAGCGGCCAGAAACGGAAGTAGAAGCTTTAGCACAAGCCCTGATTGATGCGAAAAAACAGGTAGGTTTATGTTCTGTCTGCTTTCATTTATCTGCTGAACCAGTTTGTGAAATCTGCCGCAACCCTAACCGCGAGCAAAATACTATATGTGTGGTAGCAGATTCCCGTGATGTGATTGCACTGGAAAAAACCCGCGAGTACAAAGGTAAGTATCACGTTCTAGGTGGGGTGATTTCGCCAATGGATGGAATTGGCCCAGAACAGCTAACCGTCCAGGCTTTGGTGCGGCGAGTCAGTCAACAAAAACCCCAGGAAGTGATTTTGGCAATCAGTCCCAGTGTGGAAGGGGAAACCACAACATTATATATTGGTCAGTTATTGAAACCTTTCACGAAGGTGACGCGGATTGCCTTTGGTTTGCCTGTGGGCGGTGATTTAGAGTACGCCGACGAGGTAACTTTGGCGAGAGCCTTGGAAGGCCGCAGAGAATTAGATTAG
- a CDS encoding pentapeptide repeat-containing protein: protein MFWRQSLALILGIMVFFIAPPALADWTHPLSFSNAQLTRHDFSGESLQATEFSNANLELANFTGADLRGAVLSASVMTKANLHGADLTNAMVDQVNLTGSDLSDTVLKEALLLRAIFTDVNISNADFTDAVLDKAQIKELCATASGVNSKTGVQTRDSLGCQ, encoded by the coding sequence ATGTTTTGGCGGCAAAGCTTGGCATTAATTTTGGGGATAATGGTATTCTTCATTGCTCCTCCTGCACTGGCAGACTGGACTCATCCGCTGTCATTTAGCAATGCACAGTTAACAAGGCATGATTTTTCGGGAGAGAGTTTGCAAGCCACAGAGTTTTCTAATGCCAATTTAGAATTGGCTAACTTTACGGGTGCTGATTTGCGGGGTGCAGTTCTGAGTGCTTCGGTAATGACAAAAGCAAACCTGCACGGGGCTGATTTAACAAATGCAATGGTGGATCAGGTAAACTTAACTGGATCTGATTTAAGCGATACAGTTCTCAAAGAAGCCCTCTTGTTACGTGCAATTTTTACTGATGTGAACATTAGTAATGCAGATTTCACGGATGCAGTTTTAGATAAGGCCCAAATTAAAGAACTTTGCGCCACAGCCAGTGGTGTTAATTCTAAAACAGGTGTGCAAACCCGAGATTCTCTAGGATGTCAATGA
- a CDS encoding helix-turn-helix domain-containing protein: MLELHPIRNEADYRAALAEIERLFDADLNTPEYDRLEVLTTLVEAYEQRHYPIAAPDPIEAILYYLESRGLSEHDLERVIGTQVQVAEILNRQQPLTLDMIRLLHQQLGIPAEVLIQPYPLMEKSA, translated from the coding sequence ATGCTTGAACTCCATCCCATCCGAAATGAAGCTGATTATCGTGCGGCGCTGGCAGAAATTGAAAGATTGTTTGATGCAGACCTAAATACACCAGAGTATGACCGCTTAGAAGTTTTAACTACACTTGTAGAAGCATACGAGCAACGGCATTACCCGATCGCAGCACCAGATCCTATTGAGGCGATTTTATATTATCTCGAATCCCGAGGATTGTCCGAGCATGATTTAGAACGAGTAATTGGTACTCAGGTACAAGTTGCAGAGATTCTGAACCGACAGCAGCCTCTGACTTTGGATATGATTCGTCTTTTGCATCAGCAACTAGGCATTCCGGCGGAGGTGTTAATCCAACCTTATCCTCTGATGGAAAAATCGGCTTGA
- a CDS encoding type II toxin-antitoxin system HigB family toxin, with amino-acid sequence MRIIARSTLRKFWEAYPDAEQPLKAWFDEASRAEWDSPAAIKSIYRNASILANNRVVFNIKGNDYRLIVHIRYEIQIIFIRFIGTHKEYDNVDATSI; translated from the coding sequence ATGAGAATCATTGCCCGCAGCACTTTAAGAAAGTTCTGGGAAGCATATCCAGATGCAGAACAGCCATTAAAAGCTTGGTTTGATGAGGCATCTCGTGCTGAATGGGATAGCCCTGCTGCTATCAAAAGCATCTATCGTAATGCCAGTATTCTTGCCAATAACCGTGTTGTCTTTAACATCAAAGGCAATGATTACCGCTTGATTGTCCATATTCGTTATGAGATTCAAATTATTTTTATTCGTTTTATTGGAACGCATAAAGAATACGATAACGTAGATGCGACAAGTATTTGA
- the gorA gene encoding glutathione-disulfide reductase yields MTYDFDLFVIGAGSGGIATARRAAEYGARVGIAEFDRLGGTCVTRGCVPKKLMVYAARFPSLFEESQGYGWSPVQSSLNWEDMINRVNNEVTRLNGIYQRMLDNSKVQVYQGRAKFVDNHTVEIGDTKVTADKILIAVGAMPIRPDIPGIEHALISDDLFTMNPQPQRVVLLGGGYIGSEFACILNGLGAEVIQVIRHDKILRGFDEDLRTEIQEGMIRHGIKIINNAEILEITKTDTGVNIKLKTDKEENILADAISLAALGRKPNTDNIGLENTGVTVDETGMILVDSYSRTAEENIYAVGDCTNKLQLTPVAINEGRAFADTVFGGKSRVMSYENIPTAVFTNPEAATVGLTEAEAIEKYGSDRIQVYRSRFRPMYYTLAGKEEKTLMKLIVDQESDRVLGAHMVGDYAAEIIQGVAIAVKMGAKKADFDATVGIHPSSAEEFVTMR; encoded by the coding sequence ATGACTTACGATTTTGATTTATTTGTGATTGGTGCGGGTTCAGGTGGGATTGCTACTGCGCGGCGTGCAGCGGAATATGGTGCAAGAGTTGGTATTGCAGAGTTTGATAGACTTGGTGGTACTTGCGTAACTCGTGGTTGCGTACCGAAAAAATTAATGGTTTATGCTGCTCGTTTTCCTAGCCTTTTTGAAGAATCACAAGGGTATGGTTGGAGTCCTGTACAAAGTTCCCTGAATTGGGAAGATATGATTAACCGTGTGAATAATGAAGTAACACGACTGAATGGTATCTACCAACGGATGTTAGATAATTCCAAAGTGCAGGTATATCAGGGTCGGGCAAAATTTGTTGATAATCATACTGTGGAAATTGGTGATACTAAAGTTACTGCCGATAAAATATTGATTGCTGTTGGAGCTATGCCAATTCGTCCTGATATTCCTGGGATTGAACATGCATTAATTTCTGATGATTTATTTACGATGAATCCCCAACCTCAACGAGTAGTATTACTTGGTGGTGGGTATATTGGCTCGGAATTTGCTTGTATATTGAATGGTTTAGGTGCAGAAGTTATTCAGGTGATTCGCCACGATAAGATTTTGCGTGGCTTCGATGAAGATTTACGGACAGAAATTCAAGAGGGGATGATTCGTCACGGCATTAAGATTATTAATAATGCCGAGATTTTAGAAATCACAAAAACTGATACTGGTGTCAATATCAAACTGAAAACAGATAAAGAAGAAAATATCTTAGCAGACGCGATTAGTTTGGCAGCGTTGGGACGTAAACCTAATACTGATAACATTGGTTTAGAAAATACTGGTGTCACAGTCGATGAAACAGGAATGATTTTAGTTGATAGCTACAGTCGCACAGCCGAAGAGAATATTTATGCTGTCGGTGATTGTACTAATAAATTGCAACTCACTCCTGTAGCAATTAATGAAGGACGAGCCTTTGCTGATACCGTCTTTGGTGGGAAATCTCGCGTGATGAGTTATGAAAATATTCCCACAGCGGTTTTTACAAATCCTGAAGCGGCGACAGTAGGGTTAACGGAAGCAGAAGCCATTGAGAAATATGGTAGCGATCGCATTCAAGTTTATCGCAGTCGTTTCCGTCCTATGTACTACACCCTAGCAGGGAAAGAAGAAAAAACCTTGATGAAGCTGATTGTCGATCAAGAAAGCGATCGCGTTTTAGGCGCACACATGGTAGGTGATTATGCGGCTGAGATTATCCAAGGCGTGGCGATCGCTGTGAAAATGGGTGCGAAAAAAGCCGATTTCGATGCAACAGTGGGAATTCACCCCAGTTCGGCGGAAGAATTCGTCACTATGAGATAA